TTTTGCGCAGAAATTCGGCGATGTTGCGGCAGCCGTTTTCGGACGGTTTTTTGCACTGTTTCACGCACATTGCTGCGAATTGGCGCCATTGGTCGCCGATGGCGGTCATTTGTTCTGAGGCCGTCTGAAATGTAGGTTCGTTGCAGATATGGGCGGCTTGTTCGAGGAAGTAGGCGTAGATATAGCGGAAACCTGCTCCGCCGGTACCGATTTCTTCCTGCATCCGCACCAAATGGCCGAGGAACAGTTTTTGGTATTTGTCGTTTTGTTTGGCAGGCAGGGACTCGATTTTTTTGGCCAGCGTGCGGATGCCTTTTACACCGATGAAAAAGACCGGCGCGAGCATATGTTTGGCGTTTTTGCGTATGGCTTTGCGGATAATAGCGGGCAAGTCTGCCATGATTTTTTCAGACGGCCTGTTGTCTTCTAATGTGTACATCATGCCTTTTGCCGCCAATACGCCTTTGGCAAAGCGCGCCCGTTGCAAATCTTCGGCGGCGCAGCGTTGTACGGTTTCAAATACGGGGTCGCTGATCAGGTAGTCGTTGCCGTCTTTGCCGTACACCAAGAGATTGTGTGCGTTGAAATGGAAACGCATTTGCGGCGGGAAGTAGGGCAGCCAAAAGACGGAGGTTTGCAAACCGGCCAGTTTGCCTGAGGACAGCGCGGCATCCAATGCGGCTTGTCCGCTTTGTGCGTCGGAAAATTTGCGGACGGATAATTTCAGCCCCAATGCTTTGCAGGTGTTTTTGATGATGCTGCGCGGCGCGGTACGGTAGGAAATCAGCGGCATGCCGTTTAATTTGATCAGCGGCATCCAGACAAACGTCAGCGCGTGGGCAATGCCGAAAATCATGGCTTCATCTAAATTGTGACCATGGTATTTGAGCAGGGTGGACATCACACCGCTTTCGCAATGGGCGGTATGCTGGTGTGGAAATTCTTGTGTGGTCATAAAGTTATTGGTTTTCGTGCAATGTTTTCAGACGGCCTGATGCGGTCGGAATGGGTTTGTTGTTTTGGAAATCAGCGCACTTCTTTGGCTGCTTCCTGCTCGGCTTTGTGGCGGCGCAGAAATTCGATGGCGGCGGCTTTTTCGGCTTCGTTGCCGTATTTGGCATCACGTTGGGCGCGGCGCAGTTCGGCGCGTTCTTTGGCTTCTTCGATTTGGCGCGCTTTGAAGTCTTCTCGGTTGTCGGAGGAGACGAGTTTGTCCTGCTGCGATTGCGCTTTGGCCATGGCTTTGGCAATCAAATCCATGGGGTTGAATGCGGCGCTTGGCGCGGCTGTTTGGGTTTGTGCCTGTGCGGCCTGTTTGACTTTGACGGCGGCTTCGCGTTGCGCCAGCAGGGCTTTGCGTTCGGCATCGTCGCGCTGTTTGCGTGCGGTATGGCGTTCAAAACGGCTTTGAGCATGTTCGGCGGCAGCAAAGCGCGGTTCGGTAGAGGTGCTGAAACGGCGTGCGGACGGCAGGAAGGGCTGCGATACGGGAACCATGTCGATGCAGTCGACGGGACAGGGGGTAACGCACAAGCCGCAGCCGGTGCATTCGTCGCTGATGACGGTGTGCATCAGTTTGGATGCGCCCATAATGGCATCGACAGGGCAGGCGCGGATGCAGGCGGTACAGCCGATGCAGACGGCTTCGTCAATCAGGGCTACGGCTTTGATTTGTGTTTTTGCAGGCGCGAGGTATGGCTTGCCCAATAGGTCGGCAATGTCTTTCATGACGGTTTCCCCACCCGGCGCGCACAGGTTTACCGGCGCTTCTCCTGCCGACAGGGCGCGCGCATAGGGTAAGCAGCCTTCATAGCCGCACTCACGGCATTGGGTTTGCGGCAACAGGCGGCTGATGCTTTGGATGGGAATGGTCATCATGGATAGTCAAAATCGAAAAGGCGCATTATATCAGATTGTTGCGTTTATTTTGGCGAAACCCGCTTTGCTTATTTTAGTGAAACTCTTTACGCACGTTTTAGCGAAACCCGTTACACTCGTTTTCAGACGGCCTGAGTCGGGTTTGCATTATAATTTTAAAATTGATTTATTCGGGTAATTAGAAATGACGGCTACACTTTGCCCTTGTCAGTCGGGGCGTGTTTATACGGAATGTTGCGCACCGTTTCATGCGTGTGAGGCAGCGGCCTCGACGGCGGAAGAGTTGATGCGTTCGCGTTACAGTGCGTATGTTTTGCAGGAGATTGACTATATCGTGGACACGACCGTCCCTGTGCAGCAGAATTTGTTGGACAAGCAGGATTTGGCGGCATGGAGTAAGCAAACGCAGTGGTCGGGATTGAAGGTTGTCCGTCATGTACCGTTTGGCAAGCTGCATGCTTTGGTCGAGTTTGAGGCGTATTTTGAAGAGAACGGGCAAACCGAGTGCCATCATGAATTGTCGGCGTTTGTGAAAATAGACGGGCGTTGGTACTTTATTGATCCGACCGTTGCTTTGCCGACGATGAAACAGCCTTGTTTGTGTGGCTCGGGCAAAAAGTTTAAGGCGTGTTGCGGACAGTTTTTCAAATAGTAGTGTAAACAGGCCGTCTGAACGTTCAGACGGCCTGAGCTGTTTTTGCAGATAAAAAAAACCATTCATACTAAGGGAGAAGTATGAATGGCCAATACATTGCGGGAAAACGTCTTACTTGCTGCACCGCCCAAAAGGGATGAAAGAGCGGTGTTGTGTCAGCGATTAGTATTCTACCGTTTTTAGTATTAAATGCTGTTAAGAAGTGAAATAATTTCAATAAGTTGCGAGATAATCGTGATTTTTTGAAGATAAACGGTATTTTTACTGATTTTCTCGAATCCATTTCACCCATTGTTGAAACAGCTCGGGTTGCAATGCGGCGATGACGGAACGCTTGAATACATGTTCGCCGCTCCAAAAATCGTCGCCTTCCAAAGTGGTCAGGCAGCCGCCGGCTTCTTCAAAAATCAATGCGCCGGCAGCGTAGTCCCACAGCTTTTGTCCGCCGTGGATGTAAATATCGTAGCGGCCGCTGGCAAGGTAGCACCAGTCGAGCGTGCTGCTGCCCATGCTGCGGATTGTGCCGAATGGGGCAAGGGTATTCATGCGGCTGGCGAGTTTGCCCGAACGCAGGTATTTGATTTCCACGCCGGCAATGGATTCGTTGAGTTTTTTGTTTTCGGAACGCAGCGGCAGCGGCGTACCGTTGAGAAATGCGCCTTTGCCGCGTTCGGCGTAGAAACATTCGCCGCTGACCGGATTGTAAATCACGCCCAATTCGGCGTGGCCGTTTTTAACCAGCGCGACGGATACGGCAAAATGCGGCAAACCGTTGACGAAGTTGTTTGTGCCATCGATAGGGTCGACAATCCACAGGCCGTCTGAATGTTCGTTCCACAAACGGGTTTGCTCCTGAACGCTCATCTCCTCGCCCAACATCGGACAATCCTCCAATAAGGGCAGGGCGGCGGCAAAAGCGGTTTGTGCGGCCAAATCTGCTTCACTCAAAACCGAACCGTCTTCCTTGCGTCGTGACGGCGTGTTCAGAAAACGCGGCATGACTTCGGTTTGGGCGATGTGGCGGACGACTTTCTGTAAACGGTATAGCACGGCGTATCCTTGTTTTTTGCAGTTTTGCGTGACAGTGGATTAAAATTCAGGAAGTTTTAAATTATAGTGGATGAAATCGAAATCAGGCGAGTATGTCGCCGTGTTTCAACTTCATTCATGAAATTTTAAATTTAAATTATATACATGAATAAAGCAGGAAACCATGCCCCGATTTTATGTTGATTTTGCCTTAAGCCCCGACAGCGTGGTCGAATTACCCGATAATGTGGTGCGCCATCTGAATGTATTGCGCGTGAAAAATACGGAAGAAATCGTGTTGTTCAACGGCAATGGTAAGTCATATCCGGCTTTGCCCGAAGTTTTGGAAAAACGCCGCGCCAGCGTGCGGATTCTGCGTGAAGAGGCAACGGACAACGAATCTCCGCTGAACATTACATTGGTACAGGCGGTATCCGCCGCCGAGCGCATGGATTTCACTTTGCAGAAAAGCGTGGAATTGGGCGTGGCAGAAATTCGCCCGGTCATCAGCGAACGCTGTGTCGTCCGCTTGAGCGGCGAACGCGCTGAAAAGCGGGTGGCGCGTTGGCAGGAAATCGTCGTTTCGGCGTGTGAACAAAGCGGCCGCAATATTGTGCCGAAGGTTTTGCCGCTGACGACTTATGCACAGGCTCTGCAACAGTTGCCGCAGGAAACGACCAAACTGTTAATGAGCTTGAACCGCGCACAAAAACTGAGCGATGTTCAGCCGCAGTCCGGTAAGGTTGTGTTTATGGTCGGCCCGGAAGGCGGCTGGACGGAGAAGGAAGAGCAGCAGGCATTTGATGCCGGTTTTCAATCCGTTACGCTTGGCAAACGGGTGTTGCGTACCGAAACCGCCTCACTTGCAGCCATCGCCGCCATGCAGACGCTTTGGGGCGATTTTGCATAAAGTTCGGGCCGTCTGAAAACGAGCGTAGCGAGTTTCGCTCAAACAAGCTGTTGCTTCATAAGATAAAAATGGGAGTTTAAAAAATGTCTTACACCTTTACGCTGGCCGAGCACGAGCTGGAAGCGGAATTGAAAAAGTTAATCGTGCAAGAAGCCGACAAGGCCGACGATGTGGATATGGATGATTTCACCGACGATGCGCTTTTGTTTGGTGATGACAGTCCGGTCGGTTTGGATTCGCTTGATGCGCTGCAAATCAGCGTTACCTTGCAACAGTATTTCCAAGTGCGCCTGCAGGGCGACCGGATGGTGCGCAAACATATGATGTGCGTACGCGATTTGGCGGCGTTTATCCGTGCGGAGCATGGCGCGTGAGTTGGGTTTGCGGTACGGCGGCCACTTCTGCCTTGAATCCGCAAACGGATTTCAGACGGCCTGATGCGGTGTCTTATACGTTTTTAAACCAGCCGCAGCAGGCTGCTTATTTTCGTGCATTCGCCGGCGACAGCTTGGGGCGGAAGGAATTTGCGGATATTGCCGAACAACATTTGCGCCGAGCCGCCGAAAATGCAGGCTGGCCGTCTGAAAGCTGGCACGATGCGCCGGTGTTTATCGGGTCTAGTTCCTATTCCATCTCCGAATATGAAAACCGCCATTTTGTGGGCAATAGGGCGGAAGAAGAACACAATCTGCTTTATCTCGCCGAAGATTTGCGCCGGCGCAGCGGCAATCGGCAGATTTTCAGTTTCGCTACTGCCTGCACTTCATCCGCCCATGCGCTCATTCAGGCGGATAACTGCTTGCGCGGCGAGGCGGAGCGTGCCTTTGTGCTTGGGATTGAAAACCTCAACCGACTGACTTTGCTGCATTTTCACAGCTTGGGTTTGCTGACCGAACAGTATCAGCCTTTTGGCGGAAACGGTTTGATTTTAGGCGAAGGTGTTGCCGCGCTTGCCTTATCTTCCGCTGCTCCTGAATCTTCTTCAGCCCGTCTGAAACTTATCGGACACGCCGCCAATACAGGCAATGACCTGATTCAAAGCGATGGCCAAGCGCAGGAGCAAGTGATGCGACGCGCTTTGGATGTTGCAGGCATCGCTCCTGAAAACATTGCAGCCATTAAAACACACGGCATCGGCACGGCTGACAGCGATGCCGCCGAATTGGCCGCACTGGAAAATATATTCGGTACACTGCCGCCCTTGATGGCGTTCAAACCGCAAATCGGACACACGCTTGGCGCAACGGCAGCCCTTGAAACAGCCTTGCTTTTATCCGCTTTAAAACAAGGCGGAAGCAACGATTATCAGGGGCGGGAAATTCGTTTTTCCGAGTGCGCGGCTTCACAAAAAGGCGGCTTTTTCTGTTTGGCCAATCAGTTTGGTTTTGGCGGCAGCAACACATCTTTGGTATGGCAATGGCAACCGTAAATCCTAATATCCGTATTACCGCCGCCGTGCGTTTTGATACTGACGCCGGTACCGGCGGTAAAATCCTCAAACAAACCTTAAAGCAGCAAAGCGGTATAGATACCCGCCGCCTCAGCCGCTTGAGTTTGATTGCCGCGCTTGGTGCATGGCAATTGAAGGAACAAAGCGAAATCCGTTCTGATTGCGCCGTTTTTCTCGGTACGCCGTTTTCTTCGCCATCCGTATTTGAAAAAATGGCAGACAATGTGCTGAACCATCACGCCGCGATGCCGTTTGACTTTATTGCCAACCTGCACAACTCTCCCGTTTTTCACGCCGCGCAAGCGTTAGGCACGCATGGTGCAACTTTGGTCGTAGCTGTCGACAACAATGTAGATACTTGCTTTCAGCCATTATTGCTGGCGATACAGTCTTTGCAAAATGGCAGACAAGCTGCGGTTGGTTGGGCATATGAACATCAAGCAGCTCATGCCGATACTCATGAAGGCAGTATCTGGATTGTGCTTGAAGCCGGTGCAGAGCAGGGGGTTTCCGTTGTGTTGAATGATGAAGGTACTCAGACTGATAGGCCGTCTGAAAAGCCGCAATATTATTGGCAAAATATCGCCGATTGGATAGAAGAAGTAATGGCGTACGAGGATAGGGATGTGAAGAAATGTACTTTGGCGTGATTAGCAAATGATTTTAGAGAAAGTATTTGTCTTTTGAATAAATAAGGTTTGCACCATTAAAAAGGCCGTCTGAAAATATTTTCAGACGGCCTTTTTGTATCAAAAACCAATCAACGAGACATCTCACCTTGAATAGCGCGGATATTCGCTTTACGGGCGTTGATGGTACGGGTCAGCTGTTGGATTTTAATCTGATCGCCTTTTTGTTTGGCCGCATTCAGCTGGGTTTGAAGGCGGGTAATGGCAGCCTGTTCATTGCGTACTTCGGTCTGCAATATCTGTTTGCGGGTTTCTTTAGGGCTTGGCTTAGGAACCGGCGTAACCACAGGGGCAGTACGGATAACAGGGGCTTTGTATTTGCTGTATGAAGAACTGCGTGATTTGTTCTGCCGGTTGCGCAGGGTAATATTGATGCGCGGATTGGCAGCTTCGGCTGTGTTGGTCACGCTGGTAATCGGTACATTTGGCAGGATTTTGATATCGCTGTCGCTATTTCCTTTATCCAGCAAAATATCGGCTGCCGGTTTGTATGCTTGTGGGAAAGGTGTTGGGACAGTGGTTTTGCCATGCTCTACCGGAGTGGCAGTTGCCGGCATGCTTGGTTCGGTTGAAGCGGTGGCAATAGGTTTGGCTGCTTGTTCTTCGGATGCGCGGACAACGGCTGTTTTGGTACGGCTGACCTTGGCTTTGCGTCGAGAGGAGGTTTTGGTATAAGTTTTGCCTTTACGCTTAGTCTCGACTTTGGCAGGTGTTTTATCGAGCGCTTCATCCTGAGCTGCTACCGCTTGGTTATTTAGGGTAGTTGAAGTTTGCGGTTGAGCAGTTGAATTTTGAATAATCTCTTGTGGGATTTGGATTGCAGGTACAACAGGTTGAGCAACTGGTGTTTTATTAAGAATAGCAAGGCCGTCTGAAACTGTTTTCGTGGTAGAAGCAGTAGGTTGGGCTTGTGCGGCGAGCATTGGAGGAACAATAGTGTTGTCCTCTTGAACGGCAGTCGTCTGCGTTTGTACGACAGGAGTTGTGTTGTGGACAGCAGCATCGACAACATAGTTTTCAGGTTTTGCAACGGCTGGTGTTTCCAAAACAGGCGTATTGTTGGAAACAATTACGCTGTCTGCAATGGTTTTATTCGCAGGCACAGCTTGTCGAGTTTGTGCCATCGGAATGGAAATAGGTGCGGGAATACCGTATTCATTTCGAGCAACAACGACTGGGGTTTGTACTGCAGGCATTGCATGAGAAGCATGAACGTAGTCAGCGGCAGATGCTTTAAATTCTGTTGTTTGTACCGTTTTTAAAACCGGAGTGTCGCCTGGAATTGCAACGACGCTGTTTTCTGTTACATTGTTTGTTTCAACTATGCGACAGGCGTCATTGATCTGGTATGAAGCATAAACAGTAATGCCTTCAACATTGCAGACATATTCGGCAGCATTAGCGGCGGCGGGGAGGGTCAGACTGAGGGCAATGGCGGTTTTGCAGAAAAACGGTTTCATAAAGGCAATAGAATCAGGTTGTTTGTTCAAAGTGTAATTATACTATGTACACTGTCAGCATCCGCCAACTTATTTTTAGGCGGTGTAAAACTGTGGCTGGAAGGTTGAAAATTGGAATAAAAGGTTTTAGGCCGTCTGAAATTTGTCATATAAAGTTTCAGACGGCCTTTGCTGTCATGGCGGATTAAGCGTTCAACAGACTTTCGTCCAATGTCAGCTCTTCGTTTTTATTGACGGCGACTTTGCGTGCCAAAACGTTTTGGGCGATTTCGTGCGCTTCGGCAAGCGAGTGCATCAGATAAGTACCGCATTGGTATTCGTTCAGCTCGGGGATTTTGCTTTGGTCTTGAACGGTCAAAACATCCTGCATTGAAGCGAGCCATGCATCGGCTACTTTTTGCTCATCGGGCGTACCGATGAGGCTCATGTAGAAACCGGTGCGGCAGCCCATCGGGGAAATGTCGATGATTTCGATGCCGTTGCCGTTTAAGTGGTCGCGCATAAAGCCGGCGAACAAATGCTCCAGCGTGTGAATGCCTTTTTCGGGCAGGATTTCTTTGTTGGGAATGCAGAAGCGCAGGTCAAATACGGTAATGGTGTCGCCTTTGGGCGTCGTCATGGTTTTGGCCACGCGTACGGCAGGGGCGTGCATACGGGTGTGGTCGACTTTGAAACTGTCTAGTAGGGGCATTTGGTGTCCTTTGAGGTAAATAGATTTTTAGCTAGGGATGTTTGGAGACTGAATCACAATTCGGCAATATTGACTGCTTCGCCCGAAGCCGCACTCAGTGCTTCGTTCAAAACATCGTAGAAATCTCGTCCGTCGCGTGTTGCCAGCCATTTGCCGTTTTGCTCGGCGAAATGGTAGCCGCCGCTTTTGGCGGCAATCCACAATTCTTGGTTGGGCGTGTGGCGGTTAACGATGATTTGCGTGCCGTCTTCGGCTTCGATGGTCAGTACGTTTCCGGCAAACTGGCAGTCGAAATCCCAGCCGTTTTCATCGATTTGGTCTTCAATATGTTCAAACAATTCTTCGCTCATGCGGATGAATTCGCTTTCGGTCATCATGGCTTTTTGTGTGGTTTTTGTTTAAGATATCGAATCTTGCCACATTCGTAATGATGAAGAAAGTTTTACTGATGAAATACGGCGTATTTTTTGCAGCGGCAACGGCTCTGCTGCTCTCTGCCTGCGGCTACAAAGGCGACCTCTACCTGCCCAAAGAAGGCGACAAGGCGCGCTTCGGCGTGATTCAAACCGGCTTGAAATTCGATACGGCAAAAGAGCCGACCACTCAAACCAACGATTAAAAAAAGACTTCACAAACATGACCTTATCCTGCGAACAAATCCCTTATTCCCACCTTGCCGAGGAATTCGGCACGCCGCTTTATGTGTACAGCAAATCTGCGCTGACCGAGGCGTTTGAAAACTACCAAACTGCGTTTGCCGCTTTAAATCCGCTTGTCTGCTACGCAGTGAAAGCCAATGGCAACCTGAGCATCATCAAACACTTTGCTTCTTTGGGGAGCGGGTTTGACATTGTGTCCGGCGGCGAGTTGGCGCGCGTTTTGGCGGCCGGCGGCGATGCGGCGAAAACGATTTTTTCTGGTGTGGGCAAGAGTGAGGCAGAAATTGAATTTGCGCTGAATGCAGGCGTGAAATGCTTCAATATGGAAAGCATTCCCGAAATCGACCGTATTCAAAAGGTTGCCGCGCGTTTGGGTAAGGTCGCTCCGGTTTCCCTGCGCGTCAATCCTGATGTCGATGCCAAAACTCATCCTTATATCTCCACCGGTTTGAAAGCCAATAAATTCGGTATTGCCTATGCCGATGCGCTTGAGGCCTATCGTCATGCTTCCCGACAAAGCCATTTGAAAATCGTTGGTATCGACTGCCATATCGGCTCGCAACTGACCGACCTCAGCCCGCTTGTTGAAGCCTGCGAACGTATTTTGGCCTTGGTTGACCAACTGGCAGGCGAAGGCATTGTGTTGGAACACTTGGACTTGGGCGGCGGTGTCGGCATTGTTTATCAAGACGAAAATGTGCCTGATTTGGGCGCGTATGCCCAAGCCGTTCAAAAACTAATCGGCACACGCCGTCTGAAACTGGTCCTCGAGCCAGGCCGTAGTTTGGTTGGCAATGCAGGTG
This genomic interval from Neisseria sp. Marseille-Q5346 contains the following:
- the cyaY gene encoding iron donor protein CyaY, encoding MMTESEFIRMSEELFEHIEDQIDENGWDFDCQFAGNVLTIEAEDGTQIIVNRHTPNQELWIAAKSGGYHFAEQNGKWLATRDGRDFYDVLNEALSAASGEAVNIAEL
- a CDS encoding inositol monophosphatase family protein is translated as MLYRLQKVVRHIAQTEVMPRFLNTPSRRKEDGSVLSEADLAAQTAFAAALPLLEDCPMLGEEMSVQEQTRLWNEHSDGLWIVDPIDGTNNFVNGLPHFAVSVALVKNGHAELGVIYNPVSGECFYAERGKGAFLNGTPLPLRSENKKLNESIAGVEIKYLRSGKLASRMNTLAPFGTIRSMGSSTLDWCYLASGRYDIYIHGGQKLWDYAAGALIFEEAGGCLTTLEGDDFWSGEHVFKRSVIAALQPELFQQWVKWIRENQ
- a CDS encoding BtrH N-terminal domain-containing protein: MTTQEFPHQHTAHCESGVMSTLLKYHGHNLDEAMIFGIAHALTFVWMPLIKLNGMPLISYRTAPRSIIKNTCKALGLKLSVRKFSDAQSGQAALDAALSSGKLAGLQTSVFWLPYFPPQMRFHFNAHNLLVYGKDGNDYLISDPVFETVQRCAAEDLQRARFAKGVLAAKGMMYTLEDNRPSEKIMADLPAIIRKAIRKNAKHMLAPVFFIGVKGIRTLAKKIESLPAKQNDKYQKLFLGHLVRMQEEIGTGGAGFRYIYAYFLEQAAHICNEPTFQTASEQMTAIGDQWRQFAAMCVKQCKKPSENGCRNIAEFLRKIADDEEALWRGLLK
- the luxS gene encoding S-ribosylhomocysteine lyase, with the translated sequence MPLLDSFKVDHTRMHAPAVRVAKTMTTPKGDTITVFDLRFCIPNKEILPEKGIHTLEHLFAGFMRDHLNGNGIEIIDISPMGCRTGFYMSLIGTPDEQKVADAWLASMQDVLTVQDQSKIPELNEYQCGTYLMHSLAEAHEIAQNVLARKVAVNKNEELTLDESLLNA
- a CDS encoding beta-ketoacyl synthase N-terminal-like domain-containing protein; this translates as MSWVCGTAATSALNPQTDFRRPDAVSYTFLNQPQQAAYFRAFAGDSLGRKEFADIAEQHLRRAAENAGWPSESWHDAPVFIGSSSYSISEYENRHFVGNRAEEEHNLLYLAEDLRRRSGNRQIFSFATACTSSAHALIQADNCLRGEAERAFVLGIENLNRLTLLHFHSLGLLTEQYQPFGGNGLILGEGVAALALSSAAPESSSARLKLIGHAANTGNDLIQSDGQAQEQVMRRALDVAGIAPENIAAIKTHGIGTADSDAAELAALENIFGTLPPLMAFKPQIGHTLGATAALETALLLSALKQGGSNDYQGREIRFSECAASQKGGFFCLANQFGFGGSNTSLVWQWQP
- a CDS encoding YchJ family protein; the encoded protein is MTATLCPCQSGRVYTECCAPFHACEAAASTAEELMRSRYSAYVLQEIDYIVDTTVPVQQNLLDKQDLAAWSKQTQWSGLKVVRHVPFGKLHALVEFEAYFEENGQTECHHELSAFVKIDGRWYFIDPTVALPTMKQPCLCGSGKKFKACCGQFFK
- a CDS encoding phosphopantetheine-binding protein, producing the protein MSYTFTLAEHELEAELKKLIVQEADKADDVDMDDFTDDALLFGDDSPVGLDSLDALQISVTLQQYFQVRLQGDRMVRKHMMCVRDLAAFIRAEHGA
- a CDS encoding lipoprotein; translation: MKYGVFFAAATALLLSACGYKGDLYLPKEGDKARFGVIQTGLKFDTAKEPTTQTND
- a CDS encoding 16S rRNA (uracil(1498)-N(3))-methyltransferase, which translates into the protein MPRFYVDFALSPDSVVELPDNVVRHLNVLRVKNTEEIVLFNGNGKSYPALPEVLEKRRASVRILREEATDNESPLNITLVQAVSAAERMDFTLQKSVELGVAEIRPVISERCVVRLSGERAEKRVARWQEIVVSACEQSGRNIVPKVLPLTTYAQALQQLPQETTKLLMSLNRAQKLSDVQPQSGKVVFMVGPEGGWTEKEEQQAFDAGFQSVTLGKRVLRTETASLAAIAAMQTLWGDFA
- a CDS encoding RnfABCDGE type electron transport complex subunit B, whose translation is MTIPIQSISRLLPQTQCRECGYEGCLPYARALSAGEAPVNLCAPGGETVMKDIADLLGKPYLAPAKTQIKAVALIDEAVCIGCTACIRACPVDAIMGASKLMHTVISDECTGCGLCVTPCPVDCIDMVPVSQPFLPSARRFSTSTEPRFAAAEHAQSRFERHTARKQRDDAERKALLAQREAAVKVKQAAQAQTQTAAPSAAFNPMDLIAKAMAKAQSQQDKLVSSDNREDFKARQIEEAKERAELRRAQRDAKYGNEAEKAAAIEFLRRHKAEQEAAKEVR
- the lysA gene encoding diaminopimelate decarboxylase produces the protein MTLSCEQIPYSHLAEEFGTPLYVYSKSALTEAFENYQTAFAALNPLVCYAVKANGNLSIIKHFASLGSGFDIVSGGELARVLAAGGDAAKTIFSGVGKSEAEIEFALNAGVKCFNMESIPEIDRIQKVAARLGKVAPVSLRVNPDVDAKTHPYISTGLKANKFGIAYADALEAYRHASRQSHLKIVGIDCHIGSQLTDLSPLVEACERILALVDQLAGEGIVLEHLDLGGGVGIVYQDENVPDLGAYAQAVQKLIGTRRLKLVLEPGRSLVGNAGALLTRVEFVKHGEEKNFVMVDAAMNDLMRPALYDAYHHIEAVETKDIEPLTANIVGPICETGDFLGKDRTIACEEGDLLLIRSAGAYGSSMASNYNTRNRAAEVLVDGNECKLIRQRETVEQQMANELACL